The Nothobranchius furzeri strain GRZ-AD chromosome 8, NfurGRZ-RIMD1, whole genome shotgun sequence genome includes a region encoding these proteins:
- the LOC129157500 gene encoding uncharacterized protein, translating into MEDNMNLLESFESYMGDFSLLDEILQDYQAFPFSTPPSPLLEHPPSPLLPSISPPPSPLLRHSPSPFLPSFPPASPPPPPSPFLAPPLSPTAFLYLPPSPPVVSSLPSSFLLPGIPPADPVSAPHTSTVSSLPPSFLLPDIPPAAPVSAPHTSTVSSLPPSFLLPDIPPAAPVSAPHTSTVSSLPPFFLLPGIPPAAPGCAPHTPTVSSLPPSFLLPDIPPAAPVSAPHTSTVSSLPPSFLLPDIPPAAPVSAPHTSTVSSLPPFFLLPGTLPAAPVSPPHTPTVSSLPPFFLLPGIPPAAPVSVPHTSTVSSLPPSFLLPDIPPAAPVSPPHTPTVSSLPPFFLLPGIPPAAPVSAPHTSTVSSLPPSFLLPGIPPAAPGCAPVSNPNKRKREHQQQDRPYVKKPLNAFMIFLRDQRPKVVAELNPKDSAAVNAVVGQRWRELSPEQRSIYFDQAHEEQRLHMQQHPGWVPNYNPKAKRVKKEPAASSAASSSPGGSSRSQ; encoded by the exons ATGGAGGACAACATGAACCTCCTGGAGAGTTTTGAGAGTTACATGGGGGACTTCTCCCTTCTGGACGAGATCCTTCAGGACTACCAGGCCTTTCCTTTTTCTACTCCACCTTCTCCTCTTCTTGAACATCCTCCCTCACCTCTCCTTCCTTCTATTTCTCCTCCACCTTCTCCTCTTCTTCGACATTCTCCCTCACCTTTCCTTCCTTCTTTTCCTCCTGCTTCACCTCCCCCTCCTCCATCTCCTTTTTTAGCTCCTCCACTTTCTCCTACTGCTTTTCTTTACCTCCCACCCTCTCCTCCTGTTGTTTCTTCTCTGCCATCATCCTTTCTTCTTCCTGGCATTCCACCTGCTGATCCTGTTTCTGCTCCTCATACTTCCACTGTCTCTTCTCTGCCTCCATCCTTTCTTCTTCCTGACATTccacctgctgctcctgtttctgctcctcatacttccactgtctcttctctgcctccatcctttcttcttcctgacattccacctgctgctcctgtttctgCTCCTCATACTTCCACTGTCTCTTCTCTGCCACCATTCTTTCTTCTTCCTGGCATTCCACCTGCTGCTCCTGGTTGTGCTCCTCATACTCCCACTGTCTCTTCTCTGCCTCCATCCTTTCTTCTTCCTGACATTccacctgctgctcctgtttctgctcctcatacttccactgtctcttctctgcctccatcctttcttcttcctgacattccacctgctgctcctgtttctgCTCCTCATACTTCCACTGTCTCTTCTCTGCCACCATTCTTTCTTCTTCCTGGTACTCTacctgctgctcctgtttctcctcctcatACTCCCACTGTTTCTTCTCTGCCACCATTCTTTCTTCTTCCTGGCATTccacctgctgctcctgtttctgTTCCTCATACTTCCACTGTATCTTCTCTGCCTCCATCCTTTCTTCTTCCTGACATTccacctgctgctcctgtttctcctcctcatACTCCCACTGTTTCTTCTCTGCCACCATTCTTTCTTCTTCCTGGCATTccacctgctgctcctgtttctgCTCCTCATACTTCCACTGTCTCTTCTCTGCCTCCATCCTTTCTTCTTCCTGGCATTCCACCTGCTGCTCCTGGTTGTGCTCCAGTCTCTAACCCAAA TAAGAGAAAGCGTGAGCACCAGCAGCAGGACCGCCCCTATGTGAAGAAGCCACTAAATGCCTTCATGATCTTCCTGCGGGACCAGAGGCCAAAGGTGGTGGCTGAGCTGAATCCGAAAGACAGCGCTGCTGTCAACGCCGTCGTAGGCCAGAGG TGGAGGGAACTGTCTCCTGAGCAGAGGAGCATCTACTTCGACCAGGCTCACGAGGAACAGAGGCTCCACATGCAGCAGCACCCGGGCTGGGTCCCCAACTACAACCCT AAGGCAAAACGCGTTAAGAAGGAGCCAGCCGCCAGCTCTGCAG CGTCCAGCAGCCCAGGAGGGAGCAGCCGCAGCCAGTGA
- the LOC139071408 gene encoding uncharacterized protein, whose amino-acid sequence MEGERCAFFSWKYGHYFEFLSAKDFNIKVRCTLCVGEKVLSTFKNTTSNLKKHLESQHGTVKFTERVPPRGPKQRAVTSAGPTSPKQQKLDFGAKPAFQVYHHVTESDDETEEEESTPKDDDVTFSDLSEILSTENESDGQLSLPLHRRCASHTINIICTRDVEKHLTTNAESRAVYRSSTAKCTALWTKSSRSTLASETVEEISKRKLLIPTSTRWNSFFDAVKRIAEIPMGELNTLCTKLGLKCFKDQEYQFLHEYCMAMKPLTAALDILQGDCPYGTLLPTLEVLMQKTQAVKDDLSRMTAGLPDAIVQVCSILKSVKCIASYNSQTWNRILIIIEKIRLKQLKCLQAIQIRFAGVLDDKDALLAAASCPKFKLRWLRDAGRREQVKQLLTAECCTTAPLANNPASVPSATTSSSQGEMDFFTFEAEPEEETYSAEKEVMDYLMSGYDLQILHKFPSIKTIFLKYNAPTPSSAPVERLFSLGGLVLTPKRNRLSDKRFEKLLLMTYNHWFTHPTLLFPP is encoded by the exons ATGGAGGGAGAGAGATGTGCGTTCTTTAGCTGGAAATATGGTCACTATTTTGAGTTTCTGTCAGCTAAAGATTTCAATATTAAGGTTCGTTGTACACTCTGTGTTGGCGAAAAAGTGTTATCTACCTTCAAAAACACGACGTCAAACTTAAAGAAACATTTGGAGTCGCAGCACGGCACAGTCAAATTCACAGAGAGAGTCCCACCAAGGGGTCCGAAGCAGAGAGCCGTGACTTCGGCAGGTCCTACATCCCCCAAACAACAAAAGTTGGACTTTGGTGCAAAACCA GCGTTTCAAGTTTATCATCATGTCACGGAGTCCGATGATGAGACGGAGGAGGAAGAGTCCACCCCGAAAGACGATGATGTCACTTTTTCAGATCTGTCAGAAATCCTCTCAACTGAGAATGAAAGTGATGGTCAGCTGTCTCTTCCCCTGCACCGCAGGTGTGCTTCGCACACCATCAACATAATTTGCACACGTGATGTGGAGAAACATTTAACAACCAATGCAGAGAGCAGGGCTGTGTATAGGAGCAGCACAGCAAAATGCACAGCTCTTTGGACCAAATCAAGTAGGTCTACACTTGCATCAGAAACAGTGGAAGAAATCAGCAAAAGAAAGCTCCTAATACCAACATCCACAAGGTGGAATTCCTTTTTTGATGCTGTAAAAAGAATTGCAGAAATCCCCATGGGTGAGCTGAATACTCTGTGCACAAAGCTAGGACTGAAGTGCTTCAAAGATCAAGAATACCAGTTCCTGCATGAGTACTGCATGGCCATGAAACCTCTGACTGCAGCATTGGACATTTTACAAGGCGACTGTCCATATGGAACTTTACTACCAACACTTGAAGTTCTGATGCAGAAGACCCAGGCTGTGAAGGATGACCTCTCCAGGATGACTGCAGGCCTTCCAGATGCCATTgtacaggtatgctccatcttgAAATCAGTCAAATGTATTGCTTCATACAATTCACAAACATGGAACAGAATATTAATTATCATTGAAAAAATAAgattaaaacaattaaaatgtttacaa GCTATTCAGATTCGTTTCGCCGGTGTGCTGGACGACAAAGATGCCCTCCTTGCAGCTGCCAGTTGTCCAAAATTCAAACTCCGATGGCTGAGAGATGCAGGAAGGAGGGAGCAAGTAAAACAGCTTCTGACAGCAGAGTGTTGCACCACTGCTCCTCTGGCAAACAACCCTGCCAGTGTACCCAGTGCTACTACATCTAGCAGCCAAGGTGAGATGGACTTTTTCACTTTtgaggcagagccagaggaggaGACCTATTCTGCAGAAAAAGAAGTCATGGACTACCTGATGTCAGGCTACGACCTTCAGATTCTGCATAAGTTTCCAAGCATAAAGACAATCTTTTTAAAGTATAATGCTCCAACCCCATCAAGTGCTCCTGTGGAGCGGCTTTTTAGTCTGGGGGGTTTGGTGCTCACGCCGAAAAGAAATCGACTTTCTGACAAAAGGTTTGAGAAGCTTCTGTTAATGACGTACAACCACTGGTTTACTCACCCCACTCTACTGTTTCCCCCATAA